One Beggiatoa leptomitoformis DNA segment encodes these proteins:
- the dnaJ gene encoding molecular chaperone DnaJ — MSKRDYYEVLGVQKNASEDELKKAYRRLAMKFHPDRNPDSADAEDKFKEAKEAYEILSDPQKRAAYNQFGHAGVDASMGGGGGSGFGGGFDFGDIFESVFGGNGNRGGSRAFRGSDLRYDLTITLEEAVNGTDVKIRIPTLVECDTCHGSGAKPGTSPVTCSHCGGAGQVRMTSGFFSVQQTCPYCRGVGKIIETPCSTCHGAGRIKDTKTLSVKVPAGVDTGDRIRLSGEGESGVNDGAAGDLYVQINVRPHSIFTRENSSLFCEVPISIVTAALGGELEAPTLDGRVTLKIPSGTQTGQTFRIRGKGVKPVRGGSVGDLHCRVVVETPVSLTSRQKELLEEFGNTLESTHHRPQETSWLGRVKQFFEDMKL; from the coding sequence ATGTCAAAACGAGATTATTACGAAGTTCTGGGCGTACAAAAAAACGCCAGTGAAGACGAACTCAAAAAAGCCTATCGCCGTTTGGCGATGAAATTTCACCCCGACCGCAATCCTGATAGTGCTGATGCGGAAGACAAATTTAAAGAAGCGAAAGAGGCCTATGAGATTTTATCCGACCCTCAAAAACGCGCAGCTTACAACCAATTTGGACATGCAGGCGTTGATGCTTCTATGGGCGGTGGTGGTGGCAGTGGATTTGGTGGCGGTTTTGATTTTGGCGATATTTTTGAAAGTGTTTTTGGTGGAAATGGTAACCGTGGTGGCAGTCGTGCCTTTCGTGGGTCTGACTTACGCTATGACTTAACCATCACCTTAGAAGAAGCGGTTAATGGAACTGATGTTAAAATTCGTATTCCGACACTCGTAGAATGCGATACCTGTCATGGTTCAGGGGCAAAACCCGGTACAAGCCCTGTTACTTGTAGCCATTGCGGTGGTGCAGGACAAGTCCGCATGACTTCTGGGTTTTTCTCCGTACAACAAACATGTCCCTATTGTCGCGGAGTAGGCAAAATTATTGAAACGCCTTGTTCTACCTGTCACGGTGCGGGACGCATTAAAGATACTAAAACGTTATCTGTTAAAGTGCCTGCTGGTGTGGACACAGGTGACCGCATTCGTTTATCGGGTGAAGGGGAATCTGGTGTTAATGATGGGGCTGCAGGAGACTTGTATGTACAAATTAATGTCCGTCCGCACTCTATTTTTACCCGTGAAAACAGTAGTTTATTTTGTGAAGTACCGATTAGTATAGTGACGGCTGCACTGGGGGGGGAATTAGAAGCCCCAACATTGGATGGTCGTGTAACCCTCAAAATTCCTTCAGGAACACAAACAGGACAAACTTTCCGCATTCGTGGCAAAGGGGTTAAACCCGTTCGTGGTGGAAGTGTTGGAGATTTGCATTGCCGTGTTGTGGTAGAAACCCCTGTTAGTCTCACCAGTCGACAAAAAGAATTGTTAGAGGAATTCGGCAACACGTTGGAATCAACTCATCATCGTCCGCAAGAAACTTCATGGCTAGGTCGCGTCAAACAGTTTTTTGAAGATATGAAGCTGTAA
- the dnaK gene encoding molecular chaperone DnaK encodes MGKIIGIDLGTTNSCVAVMEGKSVRVIENSEGARTTPSIIAYADDNEVLVGQSAKRQAVTNPQNTLYAVKRLIGRKFKDKVVQRDLDIVPYKIMEADNGDAWIEVKGKKMAPPEISARVLMKMKKTAEDYLGETVKEAVITVPAYFNDSQRQATKDAGRIAGLEVKRIINEPTAAALAYGMDKKRGDAKIAVYDLGGGTFDISIIEIAEVDGEQQFEVLSTNGDTFLGGEDFDLRIIDFLVDEFKKDTGINLKNDPLALQRLKESAEKAKIELSSSQQTDVNLPYITADASGPKHMNLKLTRAKLESLVEDLIERTVEPCKIALKDSGLSTSQIDEVILVGGQTRMPKVQDRVKDLFGKEARKDVNPDEAVAVGAAVQGAVLSGEVKDVLLLDVTPLSLGIETMGGVMTKIIPKNTTIPTKASQVFSTADDNQPAVTVHVLQGEREMASANKSLEKFDLKDIPLAPRGVPQIEVAFDIDANGILHVSAKDKATGKAQSIQIKASSGLDENEIQRMVKDAEAHAAEDQRFHELVNARNQADNMVHSISKTLKDLEGKVDTNEKTAIEAAMESLKEAMKGDNKDDIEAKTQTLAELSGKLAEKAYQQTGGAEGGDGFTDAAKKASANNDGVVDAEFEEVKGDKK; translated from the coding sequence ATGGGTAAAATTATTGGTATCGACTTAGGTACGACCAATTCATGCGTTGCCGTTATGGAAGGTAAAAGCGTACGTGTTATTGAAAACAGCGAAGGTGCGAGAACCACACCCTCTATCATTGCTTATGCGGATGATAATGAAGTTTTAGTGGGACAATCAGCCAAACGCCAAGCTGTCACCAATCCACAAAATACCTTGTATGCGGTAAAACGCTTAATTGGACGCAAATTTAAAGACAAAGTCGTCCAACGTGATTTAGATATTGTCCCTTACAAAATCATGGAAGCCGACAATGGCGATGCATGGATTGAAGTAAAAGGCAAAAAAATGGCACCGCCTGAAATTTCTGCCCGTGTTCTCATGAAGATGAAGAAAACCGCAGAAGACTATTTAGGCGAAACCGTTAAAGAAGCCGTTATCACGGTACCCGCTTATTTTAACGACTCCCAACGTCAAGCAACCAAAGATGCAGGACGAATTGCTGGTTTAGAAGTTAAGCGAATTATTAACGAACCCACTGCGGCGGCCCTTGCTTATGGCATGGACAAAAAACGCGGTGATGCCAAAATTGCTGTTTACGACTTGGGCGGAGGTACATTTGATATTTCCATCATCGAAATTGCCGAGGTCGATGGCGAACAACAATTTGAAGTGTTATCCACCAATGGCGACACTTTCTTAGGCGGTGAAGATTTCGACTTACGTATCATTGACTTTTTAGTTGATGAATTTAAAAAAGACACGGGCATTAACCTGAAAAATGACCCCTTAGCATTGCAACGGTTAAAAGAATCCGCTGAGAAGGCAAAAATTGAATTGTCTTCTAGCCAACAAACTGATGTAAATTTGCCCTACATTACGGCAGATGCTTCAGGTCCTAAACACATGAATTTGAAACTGACTCGCGCGAAGTTAGAATCTTTAGTAGAAGATTTAATCGAGCGGACAGTCGAACCCTGCAAAATCGCGCTGAAAGACTCAGGTTTAAGCACCAGCCAAATCGACGAAGTCATTCTCGTTGGCGGTCAAACCCGTATGCCCAAAGTGCAAGACCGTGTTAAAGACCTGTTTGGCAAAGAAGCCCGTAAAGATGTCAACCCTGATGAAGCGGTTGCTGTTGGTGCGGCAGTACAAGGTGCTGTTTTATCAGGTGAAGTGAAAGACGTGTTACTGTTAGATGTCACGCCTTTATCATTAGGGATTGAAACCATGGGCGGTGTGATGACCAAAATCATCCCCAAAAACACCACCATTCCAACCAAAGCATCACAAGTATTCTCAACCGCTGACGACAATCAACCTGCGGTGACTGTGCATGTGTTGCAAGGTGAACGGGAAATGGCATCAGCCAACAAATCCCTAGAAAAATTTGACTTAAAGGACATTCCGTTAGCACCACGCGGCGTTCCTCAAATTGAAGTCGCTTTTGATATTGATGCGAATGGGATTTTACACGTCTCTGCTAAAGACAAAGCCACAGGCAAGGCACAATCTATCCAAATCAAAGCTTCTAGCGGATTAGATGAGAACGAAATTCAACGCATGGTAAAAGATGCAGAAGCCCATGCCGCAGAAGACCAAAGATTTCACGAGTTAGTCAATGCCCGTAACCAAGCAGATAATATGGTTCATTCCATTAGCAAGACTTTGAAAGACCTTGAGGGCAAAGTTGACACGAATGAAAAGACAGCCATTGAAGCGGCAATGGAATCCTTAAAAGAAGCCATGAAAGGCGACAATAAGGATGATATTGAAGCCAAAACGCAAACACTTGCAGAATTATCGGGTAAACTGGCAGAAAAAGCCTACCAACAAACAGGTGGTGCAGAAGGGGGCGATGGCTTTACCGACGCGGCCAAAAAAGCCTCAGCAAATAATGACGGTGTTGTTGATGCTGAGTTTGAAGAAGTCAAAGGCGACAAGAAATAA
- the grpE gene encoding nucleotide exchange factor GrpE, with protein MTTTVNDKTIPSENQDALVTESATVIENDAPALDIDAQPTNTDSAPPLTVEELNRQLIEATRKAEENWDALLRQKAEFDNMRKRMERDIDNARKYALEKFATELLPIKDSMELGIEATQNTDATLNAIAEGMELTLKMLAGALEKAGIQEIHPQNEKFNPQFHEAMAMQPVPNVEDNTVIFVHQKGYQLNDRLLRPARVVVAKAAK; from the coding sequence ATGACAACCACAGTAAATGACAAGACAATCCCGTCAGAAAACCAAGATGCACTGGTTACCGAATCGGCAACTGTCATTGAAAACGATGCCCCAGCATTAGACATTGATGCACAACCGACTAATACTGACTCAGCCCCTCCTTTAACGGTTGAAGAATTAAACCGTCAACTTATCGAAGCAACTCGCAAAGCAGAAGAAAACTGGGATGCACTGCTTAGACAAAAGGCAGAGTTTGATAACATGCGGAAACGGATGGAACGCGACATCGACAACGCCCGCAAATACGCCTTAGAAAAGTTTGCTACCGAATTATTGCCGATTAAAGACAGTATGGAATTAGGCATAGAAGCCACACAAAATACTGATGCGACACTCAATGCTATTGCAGAAGGGATGGAGCTGACGCTAAAAATGTTAGCGGGCGCATTAGAAAAGGCAGGCATTCAAGAAATTCACCCCCAAAATGAAAAATTCAATCCGCAATTTCATGAAGCAATGGCAATGCAACCTGTGCCAAATGTAGAAGATAACACCGTTATTTTCGTTCATCAAAAAGGCTACCAATTGAATGATCGTTTATTAAGACCTGCAAGAGTCGTTGTTGCTAAAGCCGCAAAATAA
- the hrcA gene encoding heat-inducible transcriptional repressor HrcA — MPKVTHEQINDRAQRLLKILIDRYIRDGQPVGSRTLSKDSDLDLSPATIRNVMADLEEMGLVFSPHTSAGRIPTVRGYRVFVDSLLQVKQLSNDEESQLRRMFKNDARGFDSQRLFEKASHLLSEVTHLTSVIMLPRRQTKALRHVEFLSLSKQRVLAILVINEHEVQNRIIHTSRPYSAAELESAANYLNAAFAGKDINRVRQDLVGEMRKARQDLDNLMETAIEMADKTFSNQEEDKPDFVVAGQTHLMDIAELSTNIDKLRHLFTAFNQKCDILHLLDQAINAQGIQIFIGEESGYDVFDDCSVITSPYKVDGSVIGVLGVIGPTRMAYERVIPIVDLTAKLLSSALK, encoded by the coding sequence ATGCCGAAGGTTACGCATGAGCAGATTAACGACCGCGCTCAACGACTTTTAAAAATCCTAATTGACCGCTATATTCGTGATGGTCAACCCGTAGGTTCTCGCACGCTGTCTAAAGACAGTGATTTAGATTTAAGTCCTGCAACCATCCGTAATGTGATGGCTGATTTGGAGGAAATGGGCTTGGTGTTTTCGCCACATACTTCAGCAGGACGGATTCCGACCGTGCGCGGTTATCGTGTTTTTGTCGATAGCCTATTGCAAGTTAAGCAGCTCAGTAATGACGAAGAAAGCCAGTTAAGGCGCATGTTTAAAAATGATGCTCGTGGTTTTGACAGTCAACGCTTATTCGAAAAGGCTTCCCATTTACTTTCTGAAGTCACACACCTGACTAGCGTTATCATGCTGCCGCGTCGTCAGACTAAAGCCCTACGGCATGTTGAATTTTTATCCCTTTCTAAACAACGAGTTTTAGCAATTTTAGTTATCAATGAACATGAAGTGCAAAACCGTATTATCCACACCAGTCGCCCTTATAGCGCGGCAGAATTAGAAAGTGCTGCCAATTATTTGAATGCCGCTTTTGCAGGTAAAGACATAAACCGCGTGCGCCAAGACCTTGTTGGTGAAATGCGTAAAGCGCGGCAAGATTTAGATAATCTGATGGAAACCGCCATTGAAATGGCAGATAAAACCTTTTCTAATCAAGAAGAAGATAAACCCGATTTTGTGGTAGCAGGGCAAACACATTTGATGGACATTGCCGAGTTATCCACAAATATCGATAAACTTCGCCATTTATTTACCGCGTTTAACCAAAAATGCGACATCCTCCACCTGCTTGACCAAGCCATTAATGCGCAAGGCATACAAATTTTTATTGGTGAAGAATCGGGCTATGACGTATTTGACGACTGTAGCGTGATTACCTCGCCTTACAAGGTCGACGGCTCGGTAATAGGCGTATTAGGGGTGATAGGACCTACTCGCATGGCATACGAGCGCGTTATACCCATTGTTGACTTAACTGCAAAACTCCTTAGCTCTGCCTTGAAGTAA